A stretch of DNA from Anopheles ziemanni chromosome 3, idAnoZiCoDA_A2_x.2, whole genome shotgun sequence:
ATTTGCTATCGGACCGCCTCCCGgttttacttttgctaatataAAATACATACACATGTCACTATAGCCATACTTAAGTACCGTTATTTCGACTTAGCTAGTTCGGCTgagtaaaaaatgtttatctaACAGTACAATAGGATGTATTAACTTGTCTGTGGGTTCAGCAGTGAGTGTCCCGGTTTTGGCCTGCTGCGTTCGAtgcaattttcttccacccaTCGTCCCCATCCCCACAAAATGGTGGCCTTTTATGTGtggctttttttatttgttttttttttttgcttgcaaTCCATTGCTGACTTTTCCTAAAGCTACACACTGTTTGAATTTACAGGTCCTGAAAGAATGCAGGTCGCCGTACCTTCATAGGGGTTACgtcagtttttaatttttttgttttgttttgattatttcacTCATACGCAGTTGGAAGGAGGAACGCTTGTCCCCTTCCCGGGCATAGACCGATGACGCCATCATCGGCGCCCAGGAATATGACTTTCTTCTGTAATTTTGCTACACTTACTGGCCGCGGTTTTTAAAATGCTTACCGATTTATACAACTTTCCCGCCCTTCTCAAACGTATTGCCCGTTTGAAGATGCGAATGAATGTCACTATGAATGTAATGCTGGGTGAATGATTATTTATAAGTGCATATACTATGTACTAACGCTTCGCAAGTGGTACGCCTCCCATTCGGCGTCCATCGCACGGGGAACATGCATGGTATGCTTCTCTATCGTCTCCTACTGCCTCAGCACTTCCTATTGGCTGTCGCCCTGCAAACGTTGCACATCTTCGTTAGGTTGcatgtgttttggttttttcatttatatgatCGGGAATTTTGGTAGAATTTCCTGTAGTTAAGACACTTCATTATCAGACCAATTCATgctgattgtttttattttttattttctcattaATTCCATCGTCGATTACACTAGATTGCGATAGGAGTCTACGCGCACACCAGTACCGTGCTCCTCtcttgcttttttatttgcccCTCCCCCGTCCTGCCTGTCGGTGTGGAACCAAAAGAGTTTCCCGGTGAACCACCTTAGGTGGACGAGAAAAACATAATCCACTAAAACAACTGCCTCCCAGAACAATGTCCATCGCCCCCGTTCGGTTCTCGATGTCGTTCCATCGTCACTTTCACGCCTTCCCTTATTTCGTTTAACTAGAACTCAACCTATAACAAACGCTAACCCTCTGCGGTCAACGGAGCTGTACAAAGGGATAAAGCAACAATTCTCCGGATTGCTCGCGCCACCCCGAAACGATCGAAACGGAATATGTTGGCAAACTCTAGCCAACAGGCATGCTTTTACATcgttaaaaaattgtttatttagcTAAACTAGTACAAAACGTTGCTACTTGTTTTCACGGCTTGCACTCTGAGACGCGAACTTGGGGTAAGCAGTTGAAAGttatagtgtgtgtgtgttagtgccGCGAgtgtcacattttttttaaaaatatttcccaaccCTTGTCTCCTCCGGGGATTGTTACTCTTGTGTGTTTCTCTACGTATAATGTGCACGGAACAATAAAACCTTCGAAACGGTTGGTGGAGTGGTGAATTCGTGGCCCAACATTTCGAAAGCCAACTAACTTGGTGCCAGAACTCGATCGTAGAACACGCGGGGAGCTCGAACGGACCGAGACCCTCCGAAGAAGAGCAATCGAATATAAGTGTATGCCGTCCCATAACGAAGGTGTTTatatgtataaaaataaactacaagatgTTCAAATCCGTCGGGCCGCTGTGTGACAGCCAGATGGCTTGATTAAACTGTAACGATCTTGGGAAGATCACAACACCCCTTTTGCTGCGGTGGCAAGAGGGCGGCCATTTGCAGTTTCCTTTCGGGGTTAAATTTTACTACTTATTATCGCCTGCACAACACATCGCCGTGTCTTGTAGAACGTGCGCCATGAAAACGACTCCATCTCTATCTCTTTATCGCTTCTTCACGTCAAGTGTCTTATTTCCTTAGAGTGCGGAACCATTAGCTCGGAGAAACTACTGCTCCTTCACGGGGCTTCACATTTCTACCCTTAATTCTCATTCGCTTCCCCCGTGGGATGCAATTAACGTCGAGAGCTCGCAACTTCCAATGAGTTGGCGGTTGGCACTCTCGAGTAAattaaaagcaacaaaacaaacaacctaaAAAGTCCACACTTTCATCACTTCTGCGGTCGGTTTTGGCGCCTCCGCTAGCGCTCGCTCTctctatctttctctctctctctctctatcccAGTACGATACTTTATAAACGAGCGGACTGCACGATGCCCCCGTTTTCATTAACCTTAATTTGATTGTTATTGACACTTGCTTGCTGGCGAACGCTGGCGAACGCTCCGTTGCTGCATGGGGATTCGTTACGGGAGACTGGGAGCCACGAGGACTAGGACATTTCTTGTCTTCCCTTTGCCTTAATGTCCCAATCGACGCTGATTTGCATAAAAAGAATCGAAAGCATCCGTCCGTCGCATTCGCGTGAGTAAATGTGTTTGTCGAGCGAGTTGCTTATCCCGATCGGGATCGGTTAAAGGATGCACCAGGGAGCGACCCGCTACCGCATCAGGCTCCCTCGTACCCTTATATCGCCCGTCCTCCCCTATCCCCCTGCATACCCTTACACTAACATTAACGAATGTGACAGTAACAAAAGTGTAACTCACGTAGATAAGATCTATCGGAGACCGGCGAGGGCGTTTCACTGGAGCAGACCACGCTAACCGTGGCCATTTCGTTGTCTATTGTACGTGTGTGCATTTGTGTcagtgtgtgcgagtgttgACGTTTCCGGATGGTAGCGGTTTTGcggtgttgttttggtttggctgTTTTGTTTGACTTTCCCCTGCTGGGGGGTAGGAACGCGACTTGATTAGCGTTTAGTGGTCATCCTCATTGACCAGGGTTCGCATCCAGTTCAGAATGTACTTCCAAACGGCGGATGCGAACCCGGGCGGATGCTATACATTCTCGCTGCCCATTTTGAGCAGCtccatcttcttcttggcgatCTTCGAGTACATCGCGTCGATCGGTTGCGTGGTGTCGTAGAGGCTCGGGGCCTGCAGGATGATGAGCGCCGTGCCCATCACGCACGCTATCGTGAATATCCAGAGAAACAGGCGGTCGAGCACGAGCGCCACGTATTTCCAGTCTTCTTCTATCTGCagggaaaaaaataagcaaGCAACAGAGGGGGTCgggttattatttttcacaaataccTAGCTTTTTCCTCGTTCCTGCTTTAGAATTACTTTATTGTATCTGAAATCTAATACTaattatcgtaaaacaaacactagctaaataattaaatgaacTACGTCACGTGAATTTTTTCAATGTTCGAGATCACGAAAGATTACATTGGATTAAAGATAGGTCGGAAGATTTTAAAGTTCAAGTTTTATTGTCCAAAATGGTTTTATGAAACTGCCATAAGACTTTCCtccacaaaacaaatatgtaatCTCAGTTCaggaattcaaaacaaatcttaaaacatatttcaatagAGAATGTGGGTACATTATAAATCCCCAAGACGAAACTAAGAGCCAATAACTTCAAGCCTCAGAAGTATTGATATATTTGGTTTAATCTGTATGTTTAACTTATATTATTTTAGAGAggcatttatgttttttttgcaaaatattCATACATTTTGAAGAATTAAAacgcaaattatttttataatataaaataaaccaggcagtaaaatcaaaatcatattTCGTATGCCATGAATTTTGTTCACCTGCTTTCATGAGTTgttcttcaaatttgtttaaattcagtagattattttcttttagctatttttttcttattactCGACAAATCGTTTAGCATGAGAAAAAAGACAATCTAACaagcttttttatttactaGTTTGTTGGACATTATGTGACCTTTGTGAACATATTGTATTTGCACTTGGCATAGCATAGCATgtaaggaaaattaaattaattacatATTTAGTTAAAATTGAATGGCATTAAGTAAACAGATAAGATAAAAACCAATTTTTCGTGATCAGTTAAAATAATGACATATTAATGAAGCATAGTTTTCGCAGTTGTAACTTACACTTTCGAACTTATCCTTATTCCTAACGTGCTGCGCGACGAATCGCGAGGCCTCGATGGTTTTCTCCATTTCGCGCAGCAGCGGCTTCTCGAAGGTCGGGCTGAGATCGCCGCAGCAGGTCGGGCTCATGTCCCCGTTGCCGGTCGGGCTGAACAGATCGTCGTCCCCGCCCGGCAGTGGCAGTGCTGGCAGCGGCGGCTCGCCGAAGCATGGTCCGACGCCGCCCGACGCGGCCACATCGAACCGGGATGGTGGCAGTGCTACAGAACAACGGACACCGGAAACGTTGGTTAGAAATCAGATCATGCCAACAGTTGCTGCATGCAAGTGGCCAAGGGAACCTACCGGGGATGTCAAAGTCCGTGGCGTACTCCTTCCCGCAGAAGCCGACATACTTCTCCACATCCGGCGGCACCTGGAACACGTCCGTCAGCACGTCGGTTGGCGTTTGATCTTCGTTCTCGGATGGATCGTCGTCCTTCTTGGGCCGCTCTATGCATAAAACCTTAGGCAGTAGTTCTATAAAAACTCGATGCACCCACGGTGCCATCTTGTGCGTAACGGGTGACCTGGCGAGGGCAAAGTAAAAAGCGGTAGTCGTTAACATCCTGGCCGGGATGTGGATCCGTCCCGCCGTTTGCTCACCTAAAATTAACGTTCAGTACGGCGATCGTGACGACGACCGACAGCGTGACGAGCATCATCGTGAACAGCAGATACTTGCCGAGCAGCGGCACCGTAAGCGACGTCGGAGGAATGATTTCAGCAAGCAGCAGAAAAAACACGGTGAGCGAGAGCAGTATACTTATACATAATGATATCTTCTCGCCGGAGTCACTCGGCAAATAAAACACCAGCACGGAAAGGAACGATATCCCAACGCAAGGTATGATTAAGTTTACGGTGTAGAAAAGTGTCTTTCGCCTTAACGTTATGTTAAATATAATATCCGGATATGGTTCTTCACAACAACTAtaaaatttttcattcctAACGGCAGGCACCTTCATAATGTCCCATTCAACTGATATATAGTAATCTTGCAGATCGATGCCGATGTCGATGTTGTCCGAGTCCGGTGTCTGCTGGAGATGCCGAAGGTCGACCTGTGGGAGAGGGAGGGTGGCACCATGAGATGGATAgatggggggaggggaaaatcGAATGTCAATATTGGCGAGAGCCACTCGACACTTACCATGTAACCATCGTATGTCCAGGATCCGAATTTCATAAAGCATGTTTGCTCGTCAAATGGAAAATACTCAACATCGATTTCACAAAATGATTTATAAATGGCAGGTGGTTTCCATACTACTTTACCCGTATGATGTAAAATTGCTTTTGTCATTATTGTCACCTCATAGTTACCGTCCGCACTGGAGTCCGTACGCGCGTGGAGAGGAAGAGAGTGAAAGAGTgaacattttatgaaaaacgGGGTTAAAATGTGGAAGGCTTTTCCCGGCTTGATGAGTTTGTCAGTGTCACAAAGGCACACAGGACACGCACACATTCGGCCGGTGGATGGCGTGGCCTCTAGTGGTGCTTGAAAAACTCCACCATTCGGAACTCTTGTAACGCCTGGCTTTTGCCAAGAGAGAGTCTGGATGGAAATTCACACCGGTTGCACCATCGCCCGGGCATCGTTCACCTGTCAGTGACCGGTGCCGACGACGGGCTTTTCCCATAAATCAACTACTTTCCCACGACCCACCGACGACACAAAAACGCCATCCTTAACCCATCCCCTCGA
This window harbors:
- the LOC131285464 gene encoding acetylcholine receptor subunit alpha-like 1 isoform X3; protein product: MGSVLLTAVFIALQFATGLANPDSKRLYDDLLSNYNRLIRPVGNNSDRLTVKMGLRLSQLIDVNLKNQIMTTNVWVEQEWNDYKLKWNPDDYGGVDTLHVPSEHIWLPDIVLYNNADGNYEVTIMTKAILHHTGKVVWKPPAIYKSFCEIDVEYFPFDEQTCFMKFGSWTYDGYMVDLRHLQQTPDSDNIDIGIDLQDYYISVEWDIMKVPAVRNEKFYSCCEEPYPDIIFNITLRRKTLFYTVNLIIPCVGISFLSVLVFYLPSDSGEKISLCISILLSLTVFFLLLAEIIPPTSLTVPLLGKYLLFTMMLVTLSVVVTIAVLNVNFRSPVTHKMAPWVHRVFIELLPKVLCIERPKKDDDPSENEDQTPTDVLTDVFQVPPDVEKYVGFCGKEYATDFDIPALPPSRFDVAASGGVGPCFGEPPLPALPLPGGDDDLFSPTGNGDMSPTCCGDLSPTFEKPLLREMEKTIEASRFVAQHVRNKDKFESVKEDWKYVALVLDRLFLWIFTIACVMGTALIILQAPSLYDTTQPIDAMYSKIAKKKMELLKMGSENV
- the LOC131285464 gene encoding acetylcholine receptor subunit alpha-like 1 isoform X4, with product MGSVLLTAVFIALQFATGLANPDSKRLYDDLLSNYNRLIRPVGNNSDRLTVKMGLRLSQLIDVNLKNQIMTTNVWVEQEWNDYKLKWNPDDYGGVDTLHVPSEHIWLPDIVLYNNADGNYEVTIMTKAILHHTGKVVWKPPAIYKSFCEIDVEYFPFDEQTCFMKFGSWTYDGYMVDLRHLQQTPDSDNIDIGIDLQDYYISVEWDIMKVPAVRNEKFYSCCEEPYPDIIFNITLRRKTLFYTVNLIIPCVGISFLSVLVFYLPSDSGEKISLCISILLSLTVFFLLLAEIIPPTSLTVPLLGKYLLFTMMLVTLSVVVTIAVLNVNFRSPVTHKMAPWVHRVFIELLPKVLCIERPKKDDDPSENEDQTPTDVLTDVFQVPPDVEKYVGFCGKEYATDFDIPGRFPWPLPPLPALPLPGGDDDLFSPTGNGDMSPTCCGDLSPTFEKPLLREMEKTIEASRFVAQHVRNKDKFESIEEDWKYVALVLDRLFLWIFTIACVMGTALIILQAPSLYDTTQPIDAMYSKIAKKKMELLKMGSENV
- the LOC131285464 gene encoding acetylcholine receptor subunit alpha-like 1 isoform X2, translated to MGSVLLTAVFIALQFATGLANPDSKRLYDDLLSNYNRLIRPVGNNSDRLTVKMGLRLSQLIDVNLKNQIMTTNVWVEQEWNDYKLKWNPDDYGGVDTLHVPSEHIWLPDIVLYNNADGNYEVTIMTKAILHHTGKVVWKPPAIYKSFCEIDVEYFPFDEQTCFMKFGSWTYDGYMVDLRHLQQTPDSDNIDIGIDLQDYYISVEWDIMKVPAVRNEKFYSCCEEPYPDIIFNITLRRKTLFYTVNLIIPCVGISFLSVLVFYLPSDSGEKISLCISILLSLTVFFLLLAEIIPPTSLTVPLLGKYLLFTMMLVTLSVVVTIAVLNVNFRSPVTHKMAPWVHRVFIELLPKVLCIERPKKDDDPSENEDQTPTDVLTDVFQVPPDVEKYVGFCGKEYATDFDIPALPPSRFDVAASGGVGPCFGEPPLPALPLPGGDDDLFSPTGNGDMSPTCCGDLSPTFEKPLLREMEKTIEASRFVAQHVRNKDKFESIEEDWKYVALVLDRLFLWIFTIACVMGTALIILQAPSLYDTTQPIDAMYSKIAKKKMELLKMGSENV
- the LOC131285464 gene encoding acetylcholine receptor subunit alpha-like 1 isoform X1 gives rise to the protein MGSVLLTAVFIALQFATGLANPDSKRLYDDLLSNYNRLIRPVGNNSDRLTVKMGLRLSQLIDVNLKNQIMTTNVWVEQEWNDYKLKWNPDDYGGVDTLHVPSEHIWLPDIVLYNNADGNYEVTIMTKAILHHTGKVVWKPPAIYKSFCEIDVEYFPFDEQTCFMKFGSWTYDGYMVDLRHLQQTPDSDNIDIGIDLQDYYISVEWDIMKVPAVRNEKFYSCCEEPYPDIIFNITLRRKTLFYTVNLIIPCVGISFLSVLVFYLPSDSGEKISLCISILLSLTVFFLLLAEIIPPTSLTVPLLGKYLLFTMMLVTLSVVVTIAVLNVNFRSPVTHKMAPWVHRVFIELLPKVLCIERPKKDDDPSENEDQTPTDVLTDVFQVPPDVEKYVGFCGKEYATDFDIPGRFPWPLACTLPPSRFDVAASGGVGPCFGEPPLPALPLPGGDDDLFSPTGNGDMSPTCCGDLSPTFEKPLLREMEKTIEASRFVAQHVRNKDKFESIEEDWKYVALVLDRLFLWIFTIACVMGTALIILQAPSLYDTTQPIDAMYSKIAKKKMELLKMGSENV